From Punica granatum isolate Tunisia-2019 chromosome 1, ASM765513v2, whole genome shotgun sequence:
TGAACAGCATGAAAACTTGAAGAAGGCTTACAATGAGCAGCTCAGCAAACTCCAGGAAGCTAATTCGAGGTTAGAGAATAACGAGAGAGAACTAATCGAAAGGGCAGAAGAAGTGTCCATGCTGAAGATAATGTATGAAGAAGTGAAGCACAACTTAGCCGAAAAGGAGTCCGTAGTCAAACGACTCAGCGTAGCAAATGACAAGCTCCGAGCTGAATCTGGTACAGGGTTGCAGAAATTGGATGAGGAGAACAGATCTCTGATCTTAGCTGCTGAAGAAGCCAACATGAAGTGCGAGGACCGGGAGAGAAAGATCAAGTCCCTCGAAGAAGAGAATAACAGCTTGAAGGGACTGTTGGATTCATCTCATAAGAAGTGTTCAGAAGCGGAGCACAGAGCAAGGGCACCGAAAGAGCTGAGAGACAGAGATGACGCGATTTTCAATCTAGAGGAGGAAGTCAGGAAGCTCAAGGATGGGCTGAAATGGAAGACGGAGCAGTTTAAGCATCTTGAGGAAGCCTATGTGAAGCTTCGGGACCAGTACCGTACTGAAAAGAAAGAGTGGGAGTCGGAGAAGTCTACTCTTCTAGATGAGATGGGTTCGTTGCAGGAGAGGTTAGACTCTCAGATCCGAATCTCGGAAGATCTTGGGAAAAAGTTGGAAATGTGCAACCGAGCCTTAGCCCACGAAGAAGGGAGGAGGAAGGCTCTGGAAGTTCAGCTTTCCGACTTTAAGAAGCAGTTCGAAAATGTTTTTGCAGAGTGCGAAGAAGCAAAGTTTCAGTTGGAGAATGTGATGGGCAGTCGGGATGAGGAAATCGCGAGTCTGAGACATTCATTGAGCACAAAAATGGCAATATATAAAGAAGTTGAGTACCGAGCGATCCAATTGGAAACGGAAAACAAGGAGTTGTTAGCATCGCTCAAGGAGCTCCGTGAAGCACAAATTTGTGAAGGGGGGAATTCGTTGGCGAAGCTGAAGAACAGGCTCAAGACTGTTGAGCAGACGCATAGAGACTGTTCATCGAATCTTCGAGCTAAAGAAGCCGAGTGGAGCTCGAAAGTGGAGAAATTGATGACCGACCTCAATGAGTGCAGGTTCGAGTTGGCTTCTAAGGGGAATGAATTAGAAGAGGCTGAGAAGGAATTAGAACGCTCCGAGTCCTCGCTGATGAATCTTATGGTGGAGAATGAGGAGATCCATTTGATGCTATTGGTGTTGAAGTCGGGAATTTATGAAGCTCAGACAAAGCTGCAAGGACAAGTAATGGAAGACAAGGCTTCTCTATTGACGAAGCAGCTCGAGACAAAGAACGAGGATTTGGCCGCTGCCCAGAGAGAGGTCATAGAGGAGCACAAGAAGATGAAAGCGCAGCTTGAGAGGCACAAGGAAATCCTCGAGGAGGCATTACAGATGGAAAGTGCCTCGGAAGAAATTATTCGAGTAGCTTACGAGACCTTGGACAGGACAAATGCTGAGCTCGCAGAGAAGATCTGTGAAGCGAATGAGACTGAGTTCGAGTTGCAGATTTGGAAATCAACTGCTGAACGTCTTAGGATTGACCTCGAAGAGAGCCAGTGCCTGCGCAAGGAAATAGAGGCTTCGCTTCTCGCTCAAGCGGAGGTTGAGGATGCAATGAAGCGGGAGACGGCCAACCTTACTGAGATGTTGGCCGAAAGAGACAGAAGGATAGGTTATCTAGAGCAGAAGATTGTCCTGACAGAGCAAGAAATAAATAAGGGAGCATCAGGAGAGAACCCGGAGGACGTAATCTTTGAGGATATGTTGAGGGAAGCATTTCAAAGAGAGCTTGAA
This genomic window contains:
- the LOC116192314 gene encoding uncharacterized protein At4g38062; this translates as MDRVCEELDEAKLEIEKLKAGYATKSEQHENLKKAYNEQLSKLQEANSRLENNERELIERAEEVSMLKIMYEEVKHNLAEKESVVKRLSVANDKLRAESGTGLQKLDEENRSLILAAEEANMKCEDRERKIKSLEEENNSLKGLLDSSHKKCSEAEHRARAPKELRDRDDAIFNLEEEVRKLKDGLKWKTEQFKHLEEAYVKLRDQYRTEKKEWESEKSTLLDEMGSLQERLDSQIRISEDLGKKLEMCNRALAHEEGRRKALEVQLSDFKKQFENVFAECEEAKFQLENVMGSRDEEIASLRHSLSTKMAIYKEVEYRAIQLETENKELLASLKELREAQICEGGNSLAKLKNRLKTVEQTHRDCSSNLRAKEAEWSSKVEKLMTDLNECRFELASKGNELEEAEKELERSESSLMNLMVENEEIHLMLLVLKSGIYEAQTKLQGQVMEDKASLLTKQLETKNEDLAAAQREVIEEHKKMKAQLERHKEILEEALQMESASEEIIRVAYETLDRTNAELAEKICEANETEFELQIWKSTAERLRIDLEESQCLRKEIEASLLAQAEVEDAMKRETANLTEMLAERDRRIGYLEQKIVLTEQEINKGASGENPEDVIFEDMLREAFQRELEGTMVAQISTERAFERERNELFELMEAKDQRIKDLLHTMISLEQKFDSSSFSFSSQLAEKLAEIDLLHEAWDRITATEILAELETEEKKMMVGELENEVNALISKLESQGESLLDSKKKAEEVEAALEAKELEMRKLACEAETRLKSSRALIDELKVERANLLGERESLLGFVKGLDDTIGECCNEDMVLMERLRNCLREDTETVDPLKENANGHYLGAVKRYEVTSNGRSPFRELNS